The sequence CAAACCTTGCTTTTTCAATTTTTATATAGTTATCAATTTGATTTAATTCTTTTATAAGCTCTACACTTTTTACATTGTTATCTAAATTATATCTTAAATAATTGGATAAATCTATTGTTACTTCTCTTGCTTTTTCAGGATTTGTTCTGATAAGAGAGGTCATAGTGTTTAATACATTAAATAAAAAGTGTGGATTTATTTGAGATTGTAAGGCTTTCAACTCAGAATATTTAAGTAAAGATATTAAATTTTCTACCTTACTGATTTCCATTTGGGTTGATATAAGATGTGATAAACCTATCATCAGATATCTGTTCTTTTCTGTTATTTTTTCTGCTGTATCAAAGAAAATTTTTAATGTACCATTTACATCATTTTTCTCCTTTAAAGGTAAAATAATACAAGATTTTATATGAGGTGAAATATCTAAAAAATCCTCTATAATTTCATCATCTTCTTTTATAACTAGCATTACTTCCCCAGTTTTTAAAACTTTTCTTGTATTATTACTTTTTATAGCAGTTCTTGTTATCTCTGCTTTGTCAAAGGAAAATCCTGCTATAATATCTTTTTTGTCAGTTATTACTGTTGCTTTTGCCCCTAAATTTTCAGCAATTATTTTACATACTTCACTAAGATTTTCAGTTTCTCTAAAATAAGGTAAAGTTTTATTTGCTATCTCTAAAGCAAGTTTAGCTTGGTTTCCTGCTACAATTTCACTTTTTTGAATAATGTCTTCAACTATTAAAATTAGAACACTTGCCCCAATGGAATTCATAAGAACCATTGGAATATAGAAACTTGTAACTATATTTTGAGCTAAAATTTTATCTATAAGTAAAATTAAAATTAATCCCATACTAAGATTTTCAATAGTACAGGCTAGGAAAAATCCAAAAAATATCCTATCTTTATTTTTTATAAAACGATGTACATAGGCAGTTAAAAATCCACCTATTATTGTTGAAATAGCACAGGGAATAGCAGTTTCTCTTCCAAGATTTACAAAGGCTCTATGTATTCCAGCTACAAGTCCTGTAATTATTGAAACATAAGGACCACCCAAAATACCACCTGCAATAACTCCAACATTTCTTGTATTTAAAATAGCACCATTAAAATTTAATCCTATATAAGTTCCACTAATAGAAAGCAGTGAAAAGAAAAAAGATAGAGCAACAATATCTTTTTTAGTCTTAGCTTTACTTTTTATAATAATATTTGCTCTATCAATTTTTATAAAGAAAAATGCTATCATTGCAGAACAACCTATATTACTGATTAAATGTGAAATAAATTGTATATTCATTTTTTACTCCATTGATTAAAATTTAAAAATAAGACTGCTGCATGTCCAGTAATATTTCATGAGCATTTTTGAGTTCATGAGATATTGTTGGATGGGAAGCAGCACTTTCTTATAGTATAACAAATTTTACTAACTTTATAAATACTTAGGGAAAGTTTTTAACATTTCAAGTCATTTTTTTTACATTTTATTCCAAAAAATTTAAATTTGAATAAAAAAATTGTATAATAATATTAAAGAAATTAAACAAAATTAATGAAGGGGGTATAAGTTATGTATAGTTTTATAGGTTCAATTATAGCATTGGTACTTGGATATTTTATTTATGGAAAATTTGTTGAAGGTGTTTTTGGTATAGATACTTCAAGAGAAACACCTGCAAAAAGATTAGCTGATGGTGTTGACTATATGGAAATGAGTTGGCCAAAAGCATTTCTTATTCAATTTCTTAACATAGCTGGAACTGGACCAATATTTGGAGCTGTTGCAGGAGCGTTATGGGGTCCAGCTGCATTTATTTGGATAGTGTTTGGTTGTATTTTTGCAGGTTCAGTTCATGATTTTCTAATAGGAATGATGTCTTTAAGAAAAGATGGAGCATCTGTTTCTGAAATAGTAGGAGAAAATTTAGGTATGACTGCAAAACAAATAATGAGAATTTTTTCTGTTATACTTCTATTATTAGTTGGTGTTGTATTTATAATGAGTCCAGCTCAAATTTTAACTAATATAACAGGGGTTAATTATACAGTTTGGTTAGGAGTTATTATAATTTATTATCTTTGTGCAACAGTTTTACCAATTGATACAATTATAGGAAAAATTTATCCAATATTTGGTTTATC is a genomic window of Fusobacterium nucleatum containing:
- a CDS encoding sensor histidine kinase — encoded protein: MNIQFISHLISNIGCSAMIAFFFIKIDRANIIIKSKAKTKKDIVALSFFFSLLSISGTYIGLNFNGAILNTRNVGVIAGGILGGPYVSIITGLVAGIHRAFVNLGRETAIPCAISTIIGGFLTAYVHRFIKNKDRIFFGFFLACTIENLSMGLILILLIDKILAQNIVTSFYIPMVLMNSIGASVLILIVEDIIQKSEIVAGNQAKLALEIANKTLPYFRETENLSEVCKIIAENLGAKATVITDKKDIIAGFSFDKAEITRTAIKSNNTRKVLKTGEVMLVIKEDDEIIEDFLDISPHIKSCIILPLKEKNDVNGTLKIFFDTAEKITEKNRYLMIGLSHLISTQMEISKVENLISLLKYSELKALQSQINPHFLFNVLNTMTSLIRTNPEKAREVTIDLSNYLRYNLDNNVKSVELIKELNQIDNYIKIEKARFGDKLNIVYDVDESLYNFQIPSLIIQPLVENSIKHGILKKRENGCVKVIVKKIDKDIEVIIEDDGVGIEQTVIDNLDKQIQENIGLKNVHQRLKLLYGEGLNIKKLEQGTRINFRILGGVKYD